GGCTGAggacctcctcctctcctacaCAGCAGGAGAAACGAGAATGAAAGTGAGCATTTAGTACAATTCCCTTGACACACAAATCCACAACTCCACTGGGATTAATCTGCATAGCTCTACATCAATGGGTAATTTGGGCCTTTTAATTGCTGCGATAATGGTCCAGCAAAGAGCACCAGATCGACCTGCACTCAGATGCCTGTAAAGGCCGCTGACGTGGTTAAGTGCATGACATATGTCTAAGTATCCCCCAGGTGGTACTATAGCTTTAGAATGAAAAGACTGACGCATAAAAGCAGCAGATTGTTGATCCTGGTTTGTCCAGTGCTGGTGTCAGCAGATCCCACCAGACAACTGGCACAACAGTGTGAAacaaggggggtggggggcactCACTTAGGGCTGGCGGGGGGTAACAGATGTAGATGAAACAGCCTCGGAGAGGAAAGCAGCAGTCAGCCTTCATGAAGCTGATGGAGTAAAGGGCCAAATGGAGAGGAACTAGTAGAGACTGGGCGGAATAAAGGGCCGAGGCAGCGACCACCACAGACAGTAGTTCAAACAAGGAAGACATTCATCAAGGGAGATTTGCTATTACATTTATGAAACTGTGTTGAATTACACAACGTGAACTTTCTTTAAGGCTGAAGACACAAGTTCTAAACCCCAACGCTGAAAACAGTCTCTAAAattgtacttatttatttatttggttagCTGTCTAATTATACTTCCtgcaagttttatttaaatggagcagttctttcaaggaaattccTCTGGAATTCAACAACTGCTTATAAACTCAACACAGCAAATGAAACTCTATGAACTTTGTTTCTATTTTAGTTTAGGAACAGTTTATTATTAACCGTTCCTAAacggttattattattagctaGGTGTATTAGGGAATTACACCTGTAAAATTAAGCATTaccattttatttcccaacatggaGCCTAAATTGTGTCTCAAAGCCCTATCTACACTGCTAAGAATAACATTCTGATGGAGAAATAAGAGTCCTTATTTTGTTGAACTTaaagtagtcaaatttaaatataccAAGTAATAAATACTAGAATCTGACTAAATATTACACACCATGTGTTACTTTTCAGTTGTATAGTATAACTCCCCCTAGGTTGCTAAAACCCCCAAATTCCCACAAcaaatacagaggacatgaccttggcgtcctcaatggtagctacagccGTTGACCCCAACTAACGTACACATAAGACAAAAGTGATatattactattttattaaatttcaaAACTTGAATCTCATGATTAGGATACTAAATTTGCATATCTTGTGTCACAATGTGTTCTAGTACACTGCATTTCTTCTTAGGACATAACTCTCATTATATGAAAAAGAGTTTTCCAATGGATACATAGTGGAGCAGGTGTCATTAAACTTCTTGAATGCCTATGTTAAACAGCATAACAATGAACTGAGGCAACAAGCAGAAGCAAGGAGCAAAGCGGATAGGAATATTCTAAAGCCACTCTTCATTGTGCTCTTTGGATTGAGTCATGGAATAACGTATGCAGTATGAAAGATCAATGAaaggacaaaacatttttacaacagtGGTTTGGTTTTCACACAAATATCAAGACTTGACGTTCATAAGTCATTTACATACATGGTGGCAACATGTTGTGAGCTGAGGTCTACAACCTGGAGCACCAGCGCCTCAACATTCGGGTACAAACACAAATCAGttcaacagtgtttttttaaaacaaattgtgaTATCAGAGGCAAAATACCTAAGGCTCATCTCCATCCACAGAATACACTGAAACATAGAAATACATTTCACAACACAACAAGTTCAGGATGTCACCACAAAAACAAGGCACAATGTTAAAATTGAACAACTTTATGATTACTCAGTAGTTTGGATGTGAAGATAATTGCTAGGCAGCTGCTAGGGTAGAGaactaaattataaaaaaaaacaaaggtgcGGCATTACAAAAGGTAACAGCTGCCTGTAAATCTCTGACGTCTTTTTAGAGGATCGGTGATCCTACGTCAaaaattgtatatatatatatattaccatGTTATTGCATAACCAGTAGGCTTCACTGCTTTCTTTTACTTGAGGATAAAGAGGTTCTGTCTTTGATTAACAATGCAGAGGCAGCTACAGTGAGAGGAAATAATGAAGGATCAGCGACAGTAGCATTAGAGTTAGAGGAAGCAGGGATTCATGGACAATTATCTAAGAAGATATTTGAAAAGGAACAAAAAGTGTGCAAAGGTCCTGAATGACACTTTGGTTCAGAGGCACTCAAAGTGGTCAACGTGCAAGAAGGACACGATGCTGCCATAAGCACTGCCACAAAAAAATATCCTCAACGTGCTTCAAATTCAACATGCTGTGTAAGAAAAGTGCATGACAGTCTCCAGTGCTCAGACATCCAGTTCAACACGGCTGCTTCAGTCCTCACTAGAGTCCTCTGAGTTGTCTATGTCCACAACTTCCCACGAAGCCTTGGTGTGCTGTTCCCAGCTCCTGGCATTGTCGATCACAGCAGGGGGCATGAGCACCACGCAGGCCGCCAGGCCAGAGACACGATCCTTAAACTCTGTCTCATTCTCCCACTCGTCCGCGTCAGTGTTGTATACGTGAACGTATCTCATCCTTTTGCCTTTGTCGTGAGAGCGTCCTCCCAGGATGTAGATGCGACTGTCCAGCACAGCTACGCCGGGTTCTCCATGTCCAGCGGGGAGGGGGGTCATTAAAGACCAAGAGTTGGCTTCAGGGTCAAAGCATCCCACctgaaaaaaagggggaaattaATTACTCTCTATTTCATAAAAGTGATGTCCAAACAGTAATAACCTCTGTCAAAAGGCACTGCTCTGGCTTGTAATTCATTCAATAAGTCAAAATCACTTTTTAGGTCACAAAGGCCTTCATCAGCATGTAAAATAAGGTTGGACTCAATACACTATagaatattttctaatttaaatttGTAAGACAGACAGGAGTGAGGACAGATCAAGAAGTTGGGGCACtttgagacaaaaaaacaaatatatgtcataatgtatgaaaaaatgtaaaaataaatacatgaacaaAATCAGAAAAAGTACATCaggcaacattttaaattgtgtaaACTGTGTAAACACTGCCTTCATTGTGCAACAATAAACACCAATGATGACTTGTGACATTGTACCTTCAGGACATCACGTCGATATCCACGCTCATCATTGCTTCCACCGATAACATAAACGCGTCCATTAACAGCAGCCATGCCGTGCCACGCCCGCTCCACAGGCCCATCAGCACATGCTGTCCAATCATTGGCCACAGGGTCAAAACAGCAGGTCTCTTTGAGGTACGCCATTCCTCTGCGCCCACATGTTATATACATTTTCCCATCCAACACTGCTCCAGCATGGGCGTAAACCTGGAGGGAAGGTTAGACTAGTATTAAAAGTAATTCAAGGAAAGGGGAATACCTGGTATATAACAGGAAAGCCCCATTAACAATACACAGGTGAGTATATAGCACCATCATATGGATAGTAGAGGTATTACATGCATattctttgggtttttttctctttcaactCTTTATTCTCATACCTCCCGCTTTAGGGGTGATACAAATTCCCACATGTTGGTGTGTGGGTCATAGCGCTCCACTGAGTCCAGTTCATTGCAGTAGTCCCTTCCTCCAATGGCATAAATATGGCCGcccagcacacaaacacagtggtcagcatgctgctgctgcagaggctgGATGGAGCACCAGCTGTTGTGACGAGGGTCGTATCTGGgaaaagtattaaaaacagTGAAGAAAAAATATGACTTTCTAAATTCAATCAGCAGGAAGCAAATCTGTGTTCAAAGTGAAGATCAAATCACATTTGTGAAACACTCCAAAGGTAACAGAACTGGCACCGAAATAATTAGtatattaatcaattagttataaaaatgaatccaaaacaattttgataattgattaaataatttatcaagctaaaatgccaaacgttctattatcaaaatagttgcagattaattttctgctgaccaactaatcaattatttgACTAATCTATTCAGCtctattaaacattaaacaactAATTGAGAagaataatcaacagattaatcaataaagaaaataagtgtaagtTGCAGTCCTAAATAGAACacaatttaaatacagtttaacaGTTCAGATCTGCACTCTTTTAAACAGAATATATGGGATCTCACCTCCAGCAGCGGGTCTCTGCACGAAATCCACTGGTGTTCTTATCTCCTCCAATAAGATAAACAAAGTTGTTGAGCACAGCGACTCCCTGGTTGGACATTCGGGGGGCGTGAGCTGCAGTGAGAGTCCTCCACACCCCCCAGCTCGGGCAGAACACCTGAAACAAATGCTCGCTGTCTGTGAGGGAGCTGGAGGTGAACATCCCCCCAAAGCCCAATATACAGTGCAAGGTAGACCGTGGCTGGGTGAGAGGACTCTGCAGGACGGGCTGCCAGATCTCCTGCTCATAGTAGCGCAGAGCGGCTGACACAGAATCCTTCAGTGGACACTGGTTCAGTCTGCTGTACAGCCTCTGCAACACTTGTTTCTCAATCAGGCAGAAACGCACAGCATCAAGCATCTTGAGATTGTCCTTTgggtcagagagaaaaaaaaacgagTTGATTGCATATTCAGGCAAATAACGCTTCGACAAAGTGTGAGTAAAACTAAAGCACAGTAAAACTAATCAGGTATAGAATCAATAACAGTGATTCCTTTCTTGCTCAATATAAAGTGTGTATCTGATGGGGCATGAGAAATGAGtacaaaatgcagacacacCTTGTGACTGACCTGCAAGTACACCTGGTCAGTTTCCACCTGCACAGGACTATAGTGGTAGTGAAGAGCCGCCTCGTACACCTCGTTTTCACTGTTCACCTGAAGCTCGTCACTGCTCAGCGCTTTGAAGACTTCATCTTCGGGGAGTTGTCGGTACACGTCGGTTCGAGACAAAGTCTGGATGTTCCTGAGGATGTAGGAGTGGACCCTGGCTTTAAGTTGTTGCAGTCCGTAGAGATCGGCTAGATTATGCACCTCTAAAATGTTGCTCTCGTCCAGCCAGGAGAAAAGGAAATCGCAGCAAAACCCGATGACAATCTCAagctttaaaacacaaaaggaCACAGATTAGCCgaaagaaatacaacaatgaaCAACAGGATCTAGCAAAAGAACAACAAAGAGCTTACCTGTACTAGCGTGGCAGCTATCAGGACTTCCTGCACACACTCCAGGTCTAACTCAATCTCTGAAGTGTAGATGTAGTCAAGTAATTTTTTCATGGCCATGTAAGATACTCCATGAATTGGGATCTCTTTTTGCTGTGTCTCCCGAAGGCCTCCAGCGAACATTCCCCTAGTGGAGAACGGTGACACATTGTTAAATGGCTTATGCTGGGGTAACCAGGAGGCGGAGTGATGAAAAGATGCATACCACATAGCCACTATGACCCCACTTTGAATTCTGCCAGGTACTTTTGCTGCATGATAAccacttctctttctctgcaggttttctgtcattttttttactatgaACTGTCCAATAAAGACACCTAAAAAGTGAGGAAAGCAATTCTAATGCTCCCAGTGCTTTCTTTCTGTACCGATCACAAAACTTTCATATGCTTTCAACCAAATATTTGTTGAATCTACTGAGCCGCAGTTGTTTTTCCCTTCAACTGTTGGTACAAAGCACAACCCAacagtatacagtaaatgcTTATCTGTAAATGGATTTTAGTGCCTTATCTTTACCTACTTTTAGCATTATAATGGGATTACATGGCTACCTACCAACAATTTGGCTCTGGTTTACCGGCACAATGCATTCACCAAAGAAGCTCCTCCACCCCTGCACGGTAAGCTACAAACCAATATAAATTACAAAGTGATGTACTGACTCCTTTATTGTTTGACTTCTCATTCAATACACATATCTGTATCGCTCCTCTGTGTCACATATTCTGCTGGCTGAGTGTGGACATCAGTGACTGTATCTGTGACCTACATTTTGTCCACAAAAGCAAATTTAGGTCATGATGGAAGCtgacaagtaaacacaaagaaagcataagtaaacacaaactacaaagtAAACCTAAAATGTGCACACCACTGCTGATCATATGACAATGTTGATAAGCTGCAGGGGATGGTGCACAAGAGGAGAAACTTTGTTTAAACTGGACTCTGCACCAAGCCTCAGCTGTGTCTTGTGACACACTGTCTACAGACATGGATTAAAATGTGCTATTGTGTATGTCAATGGGGACaggaataaaatataacaagttGTGTGAAACAGCTTGACTGGAGATACATTTAGTAGCCTGGAGGCTTCTGGCCATTTGGTCAAGGTCAATGGTATGCATTGGACTACTGCCTGTACAATGAGTGCTGCTCTAtctgtatatttgtttttaaggtGGTATCTGCATGGATGGAAACAAGAGTGAGCGTTGCATCTTGTTGATGCTGCgacacaaataaagaaactaaagaaaaatggaagtgaataaagaaagtgaaagtaaagCAACAAGGAGACCTGCTGTGAGTTTTACCTAAAATAATCGCAAGAGGCTGCCAGAAGTATACGGTGGGCTTGGATGGGTCGACCCTCCACCAGCAGCACCACATCAAACAGGATGCCGCATTGTCTGAGAGACAGCAGGCCGTCGAGCAGGCTGCAGAAATGGGCTGAACTTCTGTAGGTCTGTCGGCCCAGGCGGCCTGATGAGCCAGCGCGTCCTCCCATTGGACTCAGCTCTCCATCCTCAGCCATGGCAGTGCACTGATGTTCAGGCTTCATCACGTTTATCTGTCTAGTACCAACATCATTCTCTTTACATATTTGTTATAAAATAAAGCCAAAACTGAAGTCGGCACGTAGAGAAATatacaggaagaggaggaataaGCTGGGCAGCTAGCGGCTAAAGAAAGGTGGTTACAGTTGCTTGAAAAGTCACTGCATAATCACTGTAACGTTGTAGATCTTTGACAAGTTATACACACGATTCACACAATAGCTTACATACATACGCCCTACCGTCGATCTACTGCTAGCTGCCACTACGTTGCTAAGCCGTCAGCTAATGTTAACTTAGTTTAAACGGTGAATTACATCAGCTAGCAAGCTACCAACTGATTAGCCTGCTAGCTGATGAAACGTACGATAAAAATAGCAAGCTAGACAcctaaaaactgaaacaaaacgACTGTATGAAGGTACGAAAAATGTCTTCGTGTCTGTCAAAAACAAACCGTTTTACATTGGCGGTTTGATCACAATGACACAAAATCCTTTGTGGAGTGACTAGCTAGCACAGTCGCCTGATTTTTTGACAGATCAAAACAAGTCTGTTTACTTTTTGGTGTCAGGCGGTGAGCTCAAACGCTATTGGTCGCTGCGGTCGCATTGTCCCGCCTAGTTTCTAAGAAAGAGCCAATCAGAGCCGTGTATCACACTGCAGGCAAATAATATGacagtttcagtttaaaataatgtgtttatagTGTGTGCCATTATATTCTTTTTATCCCTTGTTTAATTTCTGATTATTTATATTGATAAAATAAGtctttaattaaacaaaatgtttagaAACTGTGACTCTGTCTGTTAAACACAAGAGGATGCTGTTTCCTGCTCAAATGTCTCAAAGGCCACTTCTAacgtgtctctttgtgtctcctCTCACACTACATGTCATACAAATATACCAGCACTAGGTTGAAAGTAGTCCCACGTACAtttactctgtactgtactttagtaaagTTTGCTATTTGCTTTTTTCTATAACATTACACctctactccactgcatttcaggggtaaataatgtacattttttgcTTCATTGCAATTTTTCAGTGGCTCCGGTTGCTAGTTATTACACAAACAGATTAACTACACAACAGTACTTAGGCTAAAGACCACCTGAACCAGATACATTAGAATAATACATATTAttgcataaataattaaacatttattacattagtacttttacttcagatGCTGAAATACATTTGATAGTTAATACTTCTGTTCTTAAAaataggacttttacttgttatgGAGTACAATATGGTATTACTACTTTCTTCCTCCACTTACTGGCACATTTCACCCATGTCAAAGCACAAAATGGCACtgaaaaagtttatttaaacaagaaatatacaaaatatctttgtctttaaataatacatttatgtaacacaataaaataatatgataattAGAGGAAGAACTTTGATGTGCCAAGTCTGCAATCATTCTTGCCAactgtttgttgtatttatcAATTTTTGTCCCTCCAATATTTGGTCTCAATCTGATCAAATGCTTTCCAGATTGATTTTCCACTGTTTGATAACCGCATGAGCTGCCAGATAGATTTCCTAAGGCAGCCAGTCATGATGCTCTTTTTATAAAATTGAGGCTTCCATATTGCTTAGGTTTTACAATCTCATTCATCTTCTGCCGAGGTTTCAATTTGCATATATCATTTCCTGACACAAAGAGTAGAGATTTTTCCACTTGCAAAAACACTGTTGAAATAATCCAtcacttgatttattttccagtgCAATATACATTGCAATGGGGTGCGCAGGGGGAATTGAAGTGGGAAAGCTCCCCTGGCTTTTTGTCTTGGGTGCAGAAATGCCCTTTTCAAATAGCAACTCATAACTTTTCCCACCTGACACATTGGCTGTATCTGTCATGTGGCTGAATAAATGCCCTACCATAGTTCCTGCCAGCAATGGAGCCTATTGCAGCTCCCtgaacagcaaacacacacaccactggtACACTGAATACATACTGTGACTCCACCAAAGTTTGTTGCTACCATATCAAGTCTTCGACAACTAGACTTGAAACAAttactcaattaatcaattgaagaaaatcaagaaaattatttgcaactattttgatgaagtaattttttaagtgaaaattCAAGACATTCtctatttaattttctttgtcttatgccACTGAATATCTTTAAGTTTTGGAGAGTTGATTGGAGATTTTCTAATGATTATGCTACTGTAATAGGCTTTTTTTTACTAACAAGGTGTCAAATTTTCTAAGCAGTGGATATCATACACAGTTACACACTTCACTTTTTAATTGTTCAACatgaattttaaatgattttcacACATTACATGCTGATTAGGGTGACATAATCACAGGTAC
This sequence is a window from Siniperca chuatsi isolate FFG_IHB_CAS linkage group LG5, ASM2008510v1, whole genome shotgun sequence. Protein-coding genes within it:
- the klhl22 gene encoding kelch-like protein 22 isoform X1, producing the protein MKPEHQCTAMAEDGELSPMGGRAGSSGRLGRQTYRSSAHFCSLLDGLLSLRQCGILFDVVLLVEGRPIQAHRILLAASCDYFRGMFAGGLRETQQKEIPIHGVSYMAMKKLLDYIYTSEIELDLECVQEVLIAATLVQLEIVIGFCCDFLFSWLDESNILEVHNLADLYGLQQLKARVHSYILRNIQTLSRTDVYRQLPEDEVFKALSSDELQVNSENEVYEAALHYHYSPVQVETDQVYLQVSHKDNLKMLDAVRFCLIEKQVLQRLYSRLNQCPLKDSVSAALRYYEQEIWQPVLQSPLTQPRSTLHCILGFGGMFTSSSLTDSEHLFQVFCPSWGVWRTLTAAHAPRMSNQGVAVLNNFVYLIGGDKNTSGFRAETRCWRYDPRHNSWCSIQPLQQQHADHCVCVLGGHIYAIGGRDYCNELDSVERYDPHTNMWEFVSPLKREVYAHAGAVLDGKMYITCGRRGMAYLKETCCFDPVANDWTACADGPVERAWHGMAAVNGRVYVIGGSNDERGYRRDVLKVGCFDPEANSWSLMTPLPAGHGEPGVAVLDSRIYILGGRSHDKGKRMRYVHVYNTDADEWENETEFKDRVSGLAACVVLMPPAVIDNARSWEQHTKASWEVVDIDNSEDSSED
- the klhl22 gene encoding kelch-like protein 22 isoform X2, with the translated sequence MKPEHQCTAMAEDGELSPMGGRAGSSGRLGRQTYRSSAHFCSLLDGLLSLRQCGILFDVVLLVEGRPIQAHRILLAASCDYFRGMFAGGLRETQQKEIPIHGVSYMAMKKLLDYIYTSEIELDLECVQEVLIAATLVQLEIVIGFCCDFLFSWLDESNILEVHNLADLYGLQQLKARVHSYILRNIQTLSRTDVYRQLPEDEVFKALSSDELQVNSENEVYEAALHYHYSPVQVETDQVYLQDNLKMLDAVRFCLIEKQVLQRLYSRLNQCPLKDSVSAALRYYEQEIWQPVLQSPLTQPRSTLHCILGFGGMFTSSSLTDSEHLFQVFCPSWGVWRTLTAAHAPRMSNQGVAVLNNFVYLIGGDKNTSGFRAETRCWRYDPRHNSWCSIQPLQQQHADHCVCVLGGHIYAIGGRDYCNELDSVERYDPHTNMWEFVSPLKREVYAHAGAVLDGKMYITCGRRGMAYLKETCCFDPVANDWTACADGPVERAWHGMAAVNGRVYVIGGSNDERGYRRDVLKVGCFDPEANSWSLMTPLPAGHGEPGVAVLDSRIYILGGRSHDKGKRMRYVHVYNTDADEWENETEFKDRVSGLAACVVLMPPAVIDNARSWEQHTKASWEVVDIDNSEDSSED